A genome region from Meleagris gallopavo isolate NT-WF06-2002-E0010 breed Aviagen turkey brand Nicholas breeding stock chromosome 7, Turkey_5.1, whole genome shotgun sequence includes the following:
- the ASB18 gene encoding ankyrin repeat and SOCS box protein 18, producing the protein MDKLPGPVTERLQISPKLDSQHPLTSPAEKYYQALVTGNLRSLQVLTDRYYEDVNLVFEISKNEMEWQVKSQAFYGLSGLWSLEYKQELSTPLCIAASWGHTACLRHLLHRQADPNLAPGGWAPLHEACRGGHAACVELLLEHQADPNLQSDEGLAPLHLCTTRNSLRCAELLLKHGATIDLPSEDSGETALHVAAKHGLYDHAHLYLRHGADVDARSTRGETALGLVCRQAPDAVEDALQLCRLLVVHGAKLDARDELQRSPLHEACGAANNVLVRFLLRRGADVNAIDYNGISPLGCVLQAAAFKQELRPHLVVQLLLNYGSQKIWPHAFAKVLRSCAAVPEIIEILINSYSQISISEKWVEAVPEEVLQQHQPFYESLFRLAGTVRSLQHLCRSTIRKKFGRRCHCLIPSLPVPKPLLDYLLLEPEGVLL; encoded by the exons ATGGACAAGTTACCAGGACCAGTGACAGAGAGGCTGCAGATTTCTCCCAAACTGGATTCACAGCATCCACTGACATCTCCTGCAGAGAAGTACTATCAAGCCCTGGTCACAGGGAACCTAAGGAGCCTGCAGGTGCTGACAGACAGATACTATGAAGATGTCAACCTGGTTTTTGAGATCAGTAAAAACGAGATGGAGTGGCAGGTGAAAAGCCAAGCATTTTATGGACTCTCAG GACTGTGGTCACTGGAATACAAGCAGGAGCTGAGCACACCGCTGTGCATCGCTGCCAGCTGGGGCCACACCGCCTGCCTGCGGCACCTCCTGCATCGTCAGGCTGACCCCAATCTGGCACCAGGGGGCTGGGCCCCTCTGCATGAAGCCTGCCGTGGGGGGCACGCTGCCTGTGTTGAGCTACTGCTGGAGCACCAGGCTGATCCCAACCTCCAGAGCGATGAGGGGCTGGCCCCGCTGCATCTCTGCACCACCCGCAACTCACTGCG ATGCGCcgagctgctgctgaaacatGGAGCCACCATTGACCTGCCCAGCGAGGACAGCGGGGAGACAGCACTGCACGTGGCAGCCAAGCACGGCCTCTATGACCATGCCCACCTCTACCTGAGGCATGGGGCAGACGTGGATGCCCGCAGCACCCGGGGTGAGACAGCTTTGGGCTTAGTCTGCAGGCAGGCCCCAGATGCTGTTGAGGATgccctgcagctgtgcaggcTGCTTGTTGTGCATGGAGCCAAGCTGGACGCACGCGACGAGCTGCAGAGGAGCCCCCTGCACGAGGCCTGCGGGGCAGCCAACAACGTGCTGGTGAGGTTCCTGCTGAGACGTGGGGCAGATGTCAATGCCATTGACTACAACGGCATCTCCCCACTGGGCTgcgtgctgcaggcagctgccttCAAGCAGgagctgaggcctcacctggtcgtgcagctgctgctcaacTACGGATCCCAAAAAATATGGCCCCATGCCTTTGCCAAG GTGCTGAGGTCCTGCGCAGCTGTGCCAGAGATCATTGAAATCCTCATCAACTCCTACTCACAAATCTCCATCTCTGAGAAGTGGGTGGAggctgtgccagaggaggtcCTGCAG cagcaccagccattctatgagtccTTGTTCCGGCTGGCAGGCACAGTCCGGTCCCTACAGCATCTGTGCCGTTCTACCATTCGGAAGAAATTTGGCAGGCGGTGCCACTGCCTCATCCCATCGCTGCCCGTGCCCAAACCACTGCTGGATTACCTGCTGCTGGAACCCGAGGGTGTCCTGCTCTGA